From Carya illinoinensis cultivar Pawnee chromosome 5, C.illinoinensisPawnee_v1, whole genome shotgun sequence, one genomic window encodes:
- the LOC122308801 gene encoding protein CHROMATIN REMODELING 25 encodes MEDEDEEVLSASDPSDSSEEYTVDHEEEELEDANKEDEPPVGRSAPFDEDRKSKNVDALLRGNLIVKRQSLLPRVLSVTEAAAVCRKPFKPPCSNGYDEQSEQLARRLWARKRFVPWGSSRPALVAITNRLNVPSTVGKVEVEESVTLPPGVEPLVLWQPEESEDVTANLVQIAVDPLLVRFLRPHQREGVQFMFECVSGLCSEANICGCILADDMGLGKTLQSITLLYTLLRQGFDGKPMVKKAIIVTPTSLVSNWEAEIMKWIGERVQLVALCESTRDDVVSGIDRFTNPRDSLQVLIVSYETFRLHSSKFSHSESCDLLICDEAHRLKNDQTLTNRALATLSCKRRILLSGTPMQNDLEEFFAMVNFTNPGILGDVAYFRHYYEAPIICGREPTATEEEKKLGNERASELSAKVNQFILRRTNALLSNHLPPKMVEVVCCKLTPLQSDLYNHFIHSKNVKRAITEDMKQSKILAYITALKKLCNHPKLIYDTVKSGSPGTSGFEDCIRFFPPEMFSGRSGSWTGGDGAWVELSGKMHVLARLLAHLRQRTDDRIVLVSNYTQTLDLFAQLCRERRYPYLRLDGTTSISKRQKLVNRFNDPSKDEFVFLLSSKAGGCGLNLIGGNRLVLFDPDWNPANDKQAAARVWRDGQKKRVYIYRLLSTGTIEEKVYQRQMSKEGLQKVIQQEQADTLTTQVNFLSMEDLRDLFTFRENVRSEIHENMNCIRCQNCNDRPESIEEGDGNHLTNINCQSDQETSDIGRFAEISGCLHKLRSSEKQVGTPLEEDLGSWGHHFFSTSVPDTIFQASAGDEVTFVFTNQVDGKLVPVESVSPKVQGAERNDNGFRSKQNMNQKSIFFSQHQKPIQSVLSDRDSVSTFSKPLSRATMKSVRTTLKGSTHVVKTKLSPGDQLPQKRLSPDTVEHDDDFE; translated from the exons ATGGAAGACGAAGATGAAGAGGTTCTCTCAGCTTCCGATCCCAGCGATTCCAGTGAGGAGTACACGGTGGACCACGAAGAAGAAGAGCTCGAAGACGCTAACAAAGAAGACGAACCGCCTGTGGGTCGTTCTGCCCCCTTCGATGAAGATCGGAAATCGAAGAACGTCGATGCTCTCCTGAG AGGCAACCTTATCGTGAAGAGACAATCACTGCTTCCACGAGTTCTTTCAGTGACAGAAGCAGCAGCAGTTTGTAGGAAACCCTTTAAACCCCCATGCTCTAATGGCTATGATGAGCAGAGCGAACAACTTGCTCGTCGACTCTGGGCCCGCAAACGGTTTGTTCCTTGGGGCTCTTCAAGGCCAGCCTTGGTTGCAATTACCAATAGACTGAACGTACCGAGTACTGTTGGGAAGGTTGAAGTCGAGGAGAGTGTGACTCTGCCACCAGGAGTTGAGCCTTTGGTGTTGTGGCAACCTGAAGAATCTGAGGATGTGACTGCTAATTTGGTGCAGATAGCAGTTGATCCATTGCTTGTTCGTTTCCTGCGGCCCCATCAAAG AGAAGGGGTTCAGTTTATGTTTGAATGTGTTTCGGGGTTGTGTAGTGAAGCAAATATATGCGGATGCATTCTGGCTGATGACATGGG TTTGGGAAAGACGTTGCAGTCAATTACCTTACTTTATACTCTTCTTCGTCAAGGGTTTGACGGGAAGCCGATGGTTAAAAAGGCCATCATTGTTACTCCTACCAGTCTAGTAAGCAATTGGGAGGCTGAAATTATGAAGTGGATTGGAGAGAGAGTTCAGCTTGTTGCTCTCTGTGAAAGCACCAGAGATGATGTTGTCTCTGGGATCGACAGATTCACCAATCCCCGCGACTCCTTACAG GTGCTGATTGTTTCATACGAGACATTCCGGTTGCATTCATCAAAATTTAGCCATAGTGAATCCTGTGACCTTCTCATATGTGACGAGGCCCATAGGCTGAAGAATGATCAGACATTAACAAATCGG GCATTGGCCACTCTCTCGTGCAAGCGCCGTATATTATTATCAGGAACGCCAATGCAG AATGACCTGGAAGAATTCTTTGCTATGGTTAACTTTACTAATCCTGGAATATTGGGGGATGTTGCGTATTTTCGCCATTATTATGAG GCACCTATAATTTGTGGAAGAGAACCTACTGCCactgaagaagagaagaaactaGGTAATGAGCGTGCATCAGAACTAAGTGCAAAAGTTAACCAG TTCATACTGCGGAGGACTAATGCACTGTTATCAAATCACTTGCCACCGAAG ATGGTTGAAGTTGTTTGCTGCAAGTTGACTCCTCTCCAATCAGACTTGTACAACCATTTTATACATTCAAAAAAT GTTAAACGGGCAATAACTGAAGATATGAAGCAATCAAAGATTTTGGCCTATATTACTGCTCTAAAAAAGCTGTGCAATCATCCAAAG CTCATCTATGATACCGTAAAAAGTGGGAGTCCAGGAACTTCAGGTTTTGAGGATTGCATTCGCTTTTTCCCACCAGAGATGTTCTCCGGAAG ATCTGGGTCATGGACTGGCGGCGATGGGGCTTGGGTTGAGCTATCTGGGAAAATGCATGTCTTAGCCCGGTTACTAGCTCACCTACGTCAGAGGACTGATGATCGTATTGTCCTTGTGTCGAACTATACCCAG ACACTGGACCTTTTCGCTCAATTGTGTCGTGAAAGAAGATACCCATATTTGAGGCTTGATGGAACCACATCGATCAGTAAAAGACAGAAGTTAGTCAACCGCTTCAATGACCCATCAAAG GATGAGTTTGTGTTTCTCTTAAGCAGCAAGGCTGGTGGTTGCGGCCTCAATTTGATAGGTGGAAATCGACTAGTTTTGTTTGATCCAGACTGGAATCCTGCAAATGATAAACAA GCTGCTGCAAGGGTCTGGagggatggacaaaagaagagAGTATACATCTACAGATTGTTAAGTACAGGAACAATTGAAGAAAAG GTGTACCAGCGTCAGATGTCAAAAGAAGGGCTTCAAAAAGTTATCCAACAGGAGCAAGCAGATACCCTTACGACACAG GTCAACTTTCTTTCAATGGAAGATCTTCGCGATCTTTTTACATTTCGTGAGAATGTTAG GTCTGAAATCCATGAAAATATGAACTGCATACGTTGCCAAAATTGCAATGATAGGCCTGAGAGTATAGAAGAGGGAGATGGAAATCACTTAACAAATATTAATTGCCAATCCGATCAAGAAACCTCTGATATAGGCAGATTTGCGGAAATTTCTGGATGCTTGCATAAGTTAAGGAGCTCAGAGAAACAG GTAGGGACTCCTCTAGAAGAAGATTTGGGTAGTTGGGGGCATCATTTCTTCTCCACTTCAGTACCCGATACTATTTTTCAAGCTTCTGCTGGTGATGAG GTGACTTTTGTTTTCACAAACCAAGTGGATGGTAAGCTTGTACCTGTTGAGTCTGTAAGTCCAAAAGTGCAGGGAGCAGAAAGAAATGATAACGGATTCAGATCAAAGCAAAACATGAACCAAAAATCCATCTTCTTTTCTCAGCACCAAAAACCGATACAATCTGTTTTGTCCGATAGAGATTCTGTCAGTACATTTTCCAAGCCTTTGTCTAGGGCAACAATGAAATCAGTGAGAACTACTTTAAAAGGCTCAACACATGTAGTGAAGACTAAACTCTCTCCTGGAGATCAATTACCCCAGAAAAGATTGTCTCCTGATACTGTAGAACATGATGATGATTTTGAGTAA
- the LOC122311325 gene encoding protein PLANT CADMIUM RESISTANCE 2-like, whose amino-acid sequence MYPTAVVYDHKQRAEQYPGPVPVSGLPNISSTPHYARPYVHTGSSVLAYGVAGRWSTDLCHCFDDPANCLTTCFCPCITFGQIAEIVNRGSPSCVSSGAIYGLLGLTGFACLFSCFNRSKLRGQYDLEEAPCVDCLVHFCCPSCALCQEYRELRNRGFDMGIGWEANEDRRRRAATQAPIMTPGMTR is encoded by the exons atgtatcCTACAGCAGTAGTTTATGATCATAAACAGAGAGCTGAACAGTATCCAGGTCCTGTCCCGGTTTCAGGACTTCCAAATATTTCTTCCACACCACACTATGCTCGGCCATATGTACACACAGGTTCCAGTGTGCTGGCTTATGGTGTAGCAGGGAGGTGGTCCACTGATCTTTGCCATTGTTTTGATGATCCTGCAAATT GTCTCACTACCTGCTTCTGCCCTTGCATCACATTTGGACAGATTGCTGAGATAGTAAACAGAGGTTCTCCAT CTTGTGTTTCTAGTGGCGCAATCTATGGGCTTCTGGGTCTTACTGGTTTTGCCTGCCTCTTCTCCTGTTTCAATCGTTCAAAATTGAGGGGGCAATATGACTTGGAAGAGGCACCTTGTGTAGACTGCTTAGTGCACTTTTGCTGTCCGTCTTGTGCCCTGTGTCAAGAATACAGAGAGCTCAGGAATCGTGGGTTTGATATGGGAATAG GATGGGAAGCAAACGAGGACAGACGAAGGCGTGCAGCTACGCAAGCTCCAATCATGACACCAGGCATGACGAGGTGA
- the LOC122311847 gene encoding calmodulin-like protein 30 — MSNTSFLEFQYNISKRNFLRKPSRLFSSRDRQDSSLKTAFQPNQDEMKQVFDKFDSNKDGKISQQEYKAILRALGKGNTIGEVTKIFQAVDLNGDGFIDFMEFMELHKKDGGIKTTDIQNAFLTYDLNGDGKISAEEVKEVLGKLGERCSLEDCRRMVRAVDADGDGMVNMDEFMNMMTRNLNRV, encoded by the coding sequence ATGTCAAATACGAGCTTCCTCGAATTTCAATACAACATCTCGAAAAGAAACTTCTTGAGAAAACCATCTCGGCTGTTTTCCTCCAGGGACAGGCAAGACTCTAGCTTAAAAACTGCTTTCCAGCCAAATCAGGATGAGATGAAGCAAGTATTTGACAAATTTGATTCCAACAAAGATGGGAAGATTTCCCAACAGGAGTACAAGGCCATTCTCAGAGCATTGGGAAAGGGCAACACAATTGGTGAAGTGACAAAGATTTTCCAAGCGGTTGATCTGAATGGAGATGGGTTTATTGATTTCATGGAGTTCATGGAATTGCACAAGAAGGATGGTGGGATTAAAACGACGGACATACAGAATGCTTTTCTGACATATGATTTGAATGGTGATGGGAAAATAAGCGCAGAAGAAGTCAAGGAAGTGCTAGGGAAGCTGGGGGAGAGATGCAGCTTGGAGGATTGCCGACGAATGGTCAGAGCAGTGGACGCCGATGGGGATGGCATGGTTAACATGGATGAATTCATGAACATGATGACTCGTAACCTGAATCGTGTGTAG